One part of the Phycisphaerae bacterium genome encodes these proteins:
- a CDS encoding undecaprenyl/decaprenyl-phosphate alpha-N-acetylglucosaminyl 1-phosphate transferase: MPLADAIVPSRWPDWVLALSGFKSYLILFVAAALATTIATPAYILLAQRFGWVDQPWGRKRHERATATLGGVVIFAIVFVGAFVALRLDNRVGQMLREYEVQVYGLLICTLAMLLLGIVDDRHTVRPHIKLMVQSVVAIAAVSLGFRIEAVTMPFVDSVPLPVAVGYLLSLIWIVGVTNAVNLTDGLDGLAAGICFLASTVNAVVAIWLGNYYMSVMMLLLAGALLGFLRYNFHPARVFLGDTGSLALGMYLALASLQSAQKSHTAVLILVPLFALGYPIFDTLLTIARRLFRGQPLFAGDRDHIHHRLLDRSRSPSRAAIQIYAVSFLLSVACILAAAANHLVVGLAMAAVAILAIFGTRVLGYLEWGGWAARWSGREETRILHAAAALAKLKIRSAADQTQILHALSIALREMGCRRIELRRENGVVVWSEAARTDVASGFGDKKASETGPWAVDGVITPVGELGRVSEGLGPSVEGAVVELPVDDGAMLVMTFDPSTRLNEERSQLIEELAREIGERLQ; this comes from the coding sequence TTGCCACTTGCCGATGCCATTGTTCCGTCCCGCTGGCCCGATTGGGTCCTCGCCCTGAGCGGGTTCAAATCATACCTGATTCTTTTCGTCGCGGCAGCGCTGGCCACGACAATCGCCACGCCGGCCTACATTCTGCTGGCCCAGCGATTCGGCTGGGTGGATCAGCCGTGGGGTCGAAAGCGCCACGAACGAGCGACGGCGACGCTCGGGGGCGTGGTGATTTTTGCGATTGTCTTCGTCGGGGCATTTGTCGCGCTGCGGCTGGATAACCGGGTCGGGCAGATGCTGCGCGAGTATGAAGTGCAGGTCTACGGTTTGCTGATCTGCACGCTGGCGATGCTGCTGCTGGGAATCGTTGACGACCGGCACACAGTCCGTCCGCACATCAAGCTGATGGTGCAGTCGGTGGTTGCAATTGCTGCGGTGTCGCTCGGTTTTCGGATCGAAGCGGTGACCATGCCGTTCGTTGATTCAGTGCCGCTTCCGGTGGCGGTGGGCTACCTGCTGTCGCTGATCTGGATTGTGGGCGTGACGAATGCCGTGAATCTGACGGACGGATTAGACGGACTTGCAGCGGGCATCTGCTTTCTAGCCTCGACAGTGAACGCGGTTGTTGCGATCTGGCTGGGCAATTACTACATGTCGGTGATGATGCTGCTGCTGGCCGGGGCGCTGCTCGGCTTTCTTCGGTACAACTTTCATCCGGCGCGTGTGTTTCTGGGAGATACCGGATCGCTGGCGCTGGGAATGTACCTGGCGCTGGCATCGCTTCAGTCGGCGCAGAAATCGCACACCGCCGTGTTGATCCTCGTTCCGCTGTTCGCATTGGGGTACCCGATCTTTGACACATTGTTGACGATCGCCCGACGGCTTTTTCGTGGGCAACCGCTGTTTGCGGGCGATCGGGATCATATTCATCATCGGTTGCTGGATCGCAGTCGCTCACCCTCGCGGGCGGCGATTCAGATTTACGCCGTGAGCTTCCTATTGTCGGTGGCTTGTATTCTGGCTGCTGCGGCGAATCACCTGGTGGTGGGGCTGGCGATGGCGGCGGTGGCGATTCTGGCGATCTTCGGCACGCGCGTGCTCGGATATCTGGAATGGGGCGGCTGGGCAGCCCGCTGGTCCGGCCGCGAGGAGACCCGGATTCTGCACGCGGCGGCTGCGCTGGCGAAGCTCAAGATCCGTTCGGCGGCCGATCAGACGCAGATTCTGCACGCACTGTCAATCGCATTGCGCGAGATGGGTTGCCGTCGGATCGAGCTGCGCCGGGAAAATGGCGTGGTGGTCTGGAGCGAGGCGGCCCGGACGGATGTGGCGTCAGGTTTTGGCGACAAAAAGGCGTCTGAAACCGGGCCGTGGGCGGTGGACGGGGTGATTACGCCGGTCGGCGAGCTTGGCAGGGTATCGGAGGGTCTGGGCCCGTCTGTCGAGGGCGCGGTGGTTGAGCTTCCAGTTGATGACGGGGCGATGCTTGTCATGACGTTTGATCCATCGACAAGGTTGAACGAAGAGCGCTCGCAGTTGATCGAGGAACTTGCGCGAGAGATCGGCGAGCGTCTGCAATGA
- a CDS encoding exodeoxyribonuclease V subunit gamma — translation MSLRLITGRAGSGKTHWCQQEIVRELTRELIDGPPVIMLVPEQAALQMERGLLALLETHNTKTLGRCEVTSFRRFANRILAESRGPAPVPLTPLGRQMAVRLLISRHRKDLKEFAKIADRGGFIRHISHGIAELMQEGVSIDQLDEAARHAEETAEPMAARLHDAALLYGAYMDYLGDARVDPEGVLDLARARLAGTTRLHGARILLDGFAGFTRQQARMILDFSACASQVDIAILLDGASSPEDSWLALDESLDSKLDLFARTRSMWHSLRRMLIDRAIMIDSPIHLPGRSLRFDKSDALRTLESSLFKNAPAASIENRVREPGSNPGATRAAEATQAGAIEQNSVRIVQARDRRSEVASAVREIIDLTRRDSDPMRYRDIAIIVRDLGPYHDILSAELAAHGIPFFIDRRRSTHHHPLVQLVRGLLQLADSRGPIDEAMIRILKCGLVGLPDATTDAIENHVIAFNLAFPSQWERPWRIPAPTDRNPSARTEPDADFHAIEAARSRLVNMLEPIWPRASAAGAHPKCGTWLRRLLAVLQSMNVAQTLDACRRSALTNDALDEAAEHERVWLDLVRLLEEMDESLGEELMTARQLREVLESGLSDFSLGLVPPTLDQVLVSSIERSRHPPIRAAFILGFNEGQFPARITEDTIFGDAERRYLASQGANLGRTRDECQLDERTLAYIALTRAGELLRISYSAADGANRVLEPSSYLVYVLGALPELCIERIEDDSVAISTRSQLARRLALSIRRWATDQSSTDDAATWLSIYEWARTGAEPRTRAAVAAAMRALQPIEPIRLSTQAAAALWPPPYLTSITQLEKMAACPFQHFAAYGLRLSERARHEVSQQHLGNLYHAVLEQFVNELMETGRQLGELTDQEIVDTCNRLCAQALNLYADALGLSEDEICKTRWRFGRELPFALRAHRELLGKTSIKPAMTEKWFGVNDGDLPAIELTLKNNIVHVRGKIDRVDFVQTSDRRLAVVFDYKRTTERRLKLDMVYHGLALQLLAYLLVLRDADARTANRSGGSARIVPGGAFFLPLLGQLAKVDHPDDASELCDEIISALRPRGIVDFDAIDELDPEAGDGKSKAFAVQKRKTDRKISNLDKSDAVPGPALPLIIDHVRSRMTELAESWIAGDVRVLPYRYGTEMPCTHCLYRAVCRFEHATHPTRRLEPMSRTEVISRFIPINDSGATDRKRDTYLE, via the coding sequence GTGAGCCTGAGGCTGATTACAGGACGAGCCGGCAGCGGCAAGACACACTGGTGCCAGCAGGAAATCGTTCGGGAACTCACCCGCGAACTCATTGACGGGCCGCCAGTCATCATGCTCGTCCCGGAGCAAGCCGCCCTGCAAATGGAGCGCGGCCTGCTCGCCCTGCTCGAAACCCACAACACCAAAACCCTCGGCCGCTGCGAAGTCACCAGCTTCCGGCGGTTCGCCAATCGAATTCTCGCCGAATCAAGAGGACCCGCGCCCGTCCCGCTCACGCCGCTCGGACGTCAGATGGCGGTACGTCTGCTCATCAGCCGTCACCGCAAGGATCTTAAGGAGTTCGCAAAGATTGCCGATCGAGGCGGTTTCATCCGCCATATCTCGCACGGCATCGCTGAATTGATGCAGGAAGGCGTGTCGATCGACCAACTCGACGAGGCCGCCCGCCATGCCGAAGAAACAGCCGAACCGATGGCAGCCCGTCTGCACGACGCCGCGCTGCTGTATGGTGCCTATATGGACTATCTCGGCGATGCCCGCGTGGATCCCGAAGGCGTCCTCGACCTTGCACGCGCAAGGCTTGCCGGAACGACTCGGCTTCACGGCGCACGGATTCTCCTCGACGGTTTTGCCGGCTTCACCCGGCAGCAGGCTCGCATGATCCTCGATTTTTCGGCGTGCGCCTCGCAGGTCGATATTGCGATCCTCCTCGACGGGGCATCGTCGCCAGAGGACTCATGGCTCGCGCTGGATGAATCTCTCGATTCGAAACTCGACCTGTTCGCTCGAACGCGCAGCATGTGGCATTCACTTCGCCGAATGCTGATCGATCGCGCGATCATGATCGATTCACCGATTCACTTGCCGGGAAGGTCTCTTCGCTTCGATAAATCCGATGCGCTGCGCACGCTGGAATCGAGCCTCTTCAAAAACGCACCGGCTGCTTCAATCGAGAATCGTGTTCGCGAGCCTGGTTCGAACCCCGGCGCGACGCGCGCTGCCGAAGCAACACAAGCCGGCGCAATCGAGCAGAATTCAGTTCGCATCGTCCAAGCCCGCGACCGCCGATCGGAGGTGGCCTCCGCGGTGCGCGAAATCATCGATCTCACCCGGCGTGACAGCGACCCCATGCGCTACCGCGACATCGCAATCATCGTCCGCGATCTCGGACCCTACCACGACATTCTCTCTGCCGAGTTGGCAGCGCATGGAATTCCCTTCTTCATTGACCGGCGACGGTCGACCCACCACCACCCCCTTGTACAACTCGTCCGCGGATTGCTTCAACTCGCCGACAGCCGCGGCCCCATCGATGAGGCCATGATTCGAATTCTCAAATGCGGTCTTGTCGGCCTGCCGGATGCAACGACCGACGCAATCGAAAACCATGTCATCGCATTCAATCTTGCCTTTCCCTCGCAGTGGGAACGCCCGTGGCGAATACCTGCACCGACCGATCGAAATCCATCCGCCCGCACCGAGCCCGACGCCGATTTCCATGCAATCGAAGCGGCTCGATCCCGACTTGTGAACATGCTTGAGCCGATCTGGCCCAGAGCGTCCGCCGCGGGCGCACATCCAAAGTGTGGTACATGGCTTCGCCGTCTCTTAGCCGTGCTTCAATCGATGAACGTCGCGCAGACGCTCGATGCCTGCCGACGATCGGCCTTGACCAACGACGCCCTCGACGAAGCGGCGGAACACGAGCGGGTCTGGCTCGATCTTGTCAGATTGCTGGAGGAGATGGATGAATCTCTCGGTGAGGAGTTGATGACTGCACGGCAGCTTCGAGAAGTGCTCGAGTCCGGATTGTCAGACTTTTCACTCGGCCTGGTTCCGCCGACGCTCGATCAGGTCCTGGTCAGCTCAATAGAAAGAAGTCGCCACCCGCCCATACGTGCCGCGTTCATACTGGGGTTCAACGAGGGTCAGTTTCCGGCCCGTATCACCGAGGACACGATTTTCGGCGATGCCGAGCGCCGGTACCTCGCCTCGCAAGGGGCGAATCTCGGTCGCACTCGCGATGAATGCCAACTCGACGAGCGCACACTCGCCTACATTGCCCTGACACGTGCCGGGGAACTGCTCCGTATCAGCTACAGCGCCGCCGACGGTGCGAACCGTGTGCTCGAGCCATCGTCCTATCTTGTGTACGTTCTCGGAGCATTGCCCGAATTATGCATTGAACGGATTGAAGATGATTCCGTCGCGATCAGCACGCGCTCGCAGCTTGCACGCCGTCTCGCGCTGTCGATTCGACGCTGGGCGACCGACCAGTCTTCCACCGATGATGCCGCGACCTGGCTTTCGATCTACGAATGGGCTCGCACCGGCGCGGAGCCGCGAACCCGGGCCGCTGTTGCGGCAGCAATGCGGGCGCTCCAGCCGATCGAACCAATCAGACTCAGTACGCAAGCCGCCGCAGCGCTCTGGCCGCCGCCCTACCTAACCAGCATCACCCAGTTGGAGAAAATGGCGGCTTGCCCGTTCCAGCATTTCGCGGCATACGGACTGCGTCTCTCGGAACGTGCCCGACATGAGGTCTCACAGCAGCATCTCGGTAACCTGTACCACGCCGTGCTCGAACAGTTCGTCAACGAATTGATGGAAACCGGCAGGCAGCTCGGAGAGTTGACGGACCAGGAGATTGTAGACACATGTAACCGTCTCTGTGCACAGGCCCTGAATCTGTACGCCGACGCATTGGGTCTGTCAGAAGACGAGATTTGCAAAACCAGATGGCGGTTCGGCCGTGAACTGCCGTTTGCGTTGCGCGCACATCGCGAATTGCTCGGGAAAACATCCATCAAGCCCGCCATGACGGAAAAATGGTTCGGCGTGAACGATGGCGATCTGCCCGCAATCGAACTCACGCTGAAGAACAACATTGTTCATGTACGTGGAAAAATCGACCGAGTGGATTTTGTACAGACGAGCGACCGAAGGCTCGCCGTCGTTTTTGACTACAAACGCACGACGGAACGCCGGCTGAAGCTCGACATGGTCTACCACGGCCTGGCGTTGCAATTGCTCGCATATTTGCTCGTCCTGCGCGATGCGGATGCCCGGACCGCGAACCGATCCGGCGGCAGCGCCCGCATCGTCCCGGGCGGAGCCTTCTTCCTGCCCCTCCTCGGCCAGCTTGCAAAGGTCGATCATCCGGACGATGCGTCCGAACTATGCGATGAGATCATCAGCGCGCTGCGCCCGCGCGGCATCGTCGATTTCGATGCAATCGATGAACTCGACCCGGAAGCCGGTGATGGCAAATCGAAGGCTTTCGCGGTGCAGAAGCGAAAAACCGACCGGAAAATCAGCAATCTGGACAAATCCGATGCGGTGCCCGGGCCGGCACTGCCGTTAATCATCGATCATGTCCGGAGCCGAATGACAGAACTGGCGGAGTCCTGGATCGCCGGTGATGTGCGCGTATTGCCCTATCGATACGGGACCGAAATGCCCTGCACCCACTGCCTCTACCGCGCCGTCTGCCGCTTCGAGCATGCCACTCACCCGACTCGCCGGCTGGAGCCGATGTCGCGGACCGAGGTGATAAGCCGGTTCATTCCGATCAACGATTCCGGGGCAACAGACAGGAAACGGGACACGTACCTTGAGTGA